In Ipomoea triloba cultivar NCNSP0323 chromosome 15, ASM357664v1, one genomic interval encodes:
- the LOC116006993 gene encoding profilin-2 — protein MPNMPLPCHGGTRHKSDDNPGWQKKNLSRPDVCTEFQCDVIIAEQTQLTFNATSRNPVIFNAVVPLLKPVQTNNKNPSQQEEEEEEEEEERQEGGEIGTMSWQTYVDDHLLCEIEGNHLTSAAIIGQDGTVWAQSANFPQFKPEEITGVMTDFAEPGTLAPTGLYIGGTKYMVIQGEPGAVIRGKKGPGGITIKKTNQALIIGIYDEPMTPGQCNMIVERLGDYLIDQGL, from the exons ATGCCGAATATGCCCCTGCCATGCCATGGTGGGACCCGCCACAAAAGTGACGACAATCCAGGATGGCAGAAGAAGAATCTATCCCGTCCCGATGTTTGTACAGAATTCCAATGTGACGTTATAATTGCCGAACAAACACAGCTTACTTTCAACGCAACTTCTAGAAACCCCGTTATATTTAACGCCGTAGTCCCCCTGCTAAAGCCCGTTCAAACCAACAACAAAAATCCCAgtcaacaagaagaagaagaagaagaagaagaagaagaaagacagGAAGGCGGAGAGATCGGAACCATGTCGTGGCAAACCTACGTCGACGACCACTTGCTCTGCGAAATCGAGGGCAACCACCTCACCTCCGCCGCCATCATCGGCCAAGACGGCACCGTTTGGGCCCAATCCGCCAATTTCCCTCAG TTTAAGCCGGAAGAGATAACAGGCGTTATGACCGACTTTGCTGAACCTGGAACCCTGGCTCCAACTGGATTATATATCGGGGGAACGAAGTACATGGTGATCCAAGGAGAACCAGGGGCCGTTATTCGGGGGAAGAAG GGACCTGGTGGTATCACAATCAAGAAAACAAACCAGGCTCTGATCATTGGAATATACGATGAACCTATGACTCCTGGACAGTGCAATATGATCGTTGAGAGGCTGGGCGACTACCTCATCGATCAGGGTCTGTAG